A genomic window from Vanessa atalanta chromosome 7, ilVanAtal1.2, whole genome shotgun sequence includes:
- the LOC125065153 gene encoding peroxiredoxin-4 codes for MNKIITNLILLIFYISTCNSTIFESDSCYTFGSGNVFPGGARKIDHKLQFTKAMISKPAPEWEATAIVNGEVTQLSLSSFRGKYLVFFFYPLDFTFVCPTEILAFSERIEEFKKINTEVVACSVDSHFTHLAWINTPRKEGGLGKINIPLLSDLTHSIAKDYGVYLEDLGHTLRGLFIIDDKGILRQITMNDLPVGRSVDETLRLVQAFQYTDNHGEVCPAGWKPGQDTIIPNPAEKRKYFEKVAD; via the exons atgaataaaataatcacaaatttaattctattaatattttatatatcaacatGTAACTCAACTATATTTGAAAGTGATTCGTGTTATACTTTCGGAAGCGGCAATGTTTTTCCCGGTGGAGCAAGAAAGATTGatcataaattacaatttactaaaGCTATGA TCTCAAAACCGGCTCCTGAGTGGGAGGCGACGGCGATTGTAAACGGAGAAGTAACACAGCTTTCGTTGTCAAGTTTTAGaggaaaatatttagtatttttcttttatccaTTGGAttt cacATTCGTTTGTCCCACTGAAATTTTAGCATTCTCTGAAAGGATagaggaatttaaaaaaattaatactgaGGTAGTGGCTTGCTCTGTAGACTCCCATTTTACACACCTTGCATGGATCAATACTCCTCGTAAAGAGGGTGGACTGGGAAAAATTAACATACCTCTCCTTAGCGATCTTACGCATTCTATTGCTAAAGATTATGGAGTATATTTAGAAGATTTGGGGCACACTTTGAGAggcttatttataattgatgatAAAGGAATTCTGAGACAGATTACAATGAATGATTTGCCAGTGGGAAGATCAGTAGATGAGACATTGAGATTGGTTCAAGCTTTCCAGTATACTGACAACCATGGTGAGGTATGCCCTGCAGGCTGGAAACCAGGGCAGGATACT ATCATACCAAATCCAGCTGAAAAGaggaaatattttgaaaaagtagcagactaa
- the LOC125065169 gene encoding putative thiosulfate sulfurtransferase, mitochondrial — MLRSILKRPIYNSAIQLFKFLSIQTEKPIRNKYNANCKIRREIIHVDVFRQFSTKQPRFEEVIVDYDYVKKATTNENILLIDVREPDEIKELGKIPNSVNIPLGNVSTALGTMTEKEFQKLYQIKKPSEDAEIIFYCMSGKRSGMAQQNAFNLGYKNVKNYLGSWIEWSSKMQ, encoded by the exons ATGTTACGCAGTATTTTGAAGAGACCCATTTACAATTCtgctatacaattatttaagtttttgtcAATACAAACAGAAAAACCAATAAGGAATAAATATAACGCCAACT GTAAAATTCGTCGCGAGATAATACATGTGGATGTTTTCCGGCAATTTTCAACAAAACAACCCCGTTTTGAAGAAGTAATAGTAGATTATGATTATGTAAAAAAGGCCACAactaatgaaaacattttactcATTGATGTGAGAGAACCTGACGAAATAAAAGAACTAGGAAAAATTCCAAACAGCGTCAACATTCCAT TGGGAAATGTATCTACAGCACTAGGCACCATGACAGAAAAAGAATTTCAAAAATTGTACCAGATTAAGAAACCTTCTGAAGATGctgaaataatcttttattgtatgTCTGGAAAGAGGTCTGGTATGGCACAACAGAATGCTTTTAATCTGGGATATAAGAA TGTGAAAAATTATCTTGGAAGTTGGATAGAATGGTCTAGCAAAATGCAGTAA
- the LOC125065170 gene encoding thiosulfate sulfurtransferase/rhodanese-like domain-containing protein 3 yields MVDPKRVLSYEDMLKIIHQPEKVIIDVRSPEEVKSTGKIPSSINIPLNNVQDALITMSEEEFKKQFQRPKPSSSDELIFYCQSGRRSSEALDKALKLGYTKSKTYLGSWNDWSSKQK; encoded by the exons ATGGTTGATCCTAAAAGGGTTCTCAGCTATGAGGATATgctaaaaataattcatcaacCTGAGAAGGTGATTATTGATGTCCGCAGTCCAGAAGAGGTGAAATCAACTGGCAAAATACCTTCTAGCATCAACATACCAT TAAACAATGTACAAGATGCATTAATAACTATGTCGGAAGAAGAGTTCAAGAAGCAATTTCAAAGGCCTAAGCCATCTTCTTCAGATgagcttatattttattgtcaatcTGGTAGACGTTCCAGTGAAGCTCTTGACAAAGCACTTAAGCTTGGATATACAAA ATCCAAAACCTACCTGGGCAGTTGGAATGATTGGtcaagtaaacaaaaataa